A segment of the Spiroplasma helicoides genome:
ATGTGTAAACTATATAAACGATAAAATAATTAGTAAAAGATTCAAAAACATAATATCAGTAGATTTAATTAATAATTTTTATAAAAATAATATTATACAAATAAGAGAAAAAAAAGAAGATAATATCTTTTTGCTAACTTTAAATTATGAAAAAGATGATATTTTCTTAATAAAGAATAAAATTTGCTCAAAAAATGTGAAAAGAATCACTATCGATTCAGCACAAGCTTATTTTTTTGAAGTATTCAAAAAAAACATTTTAAAAAAGGGTTTATCAATGTTTGAAGACGATTATAAACATAATTGTTATGATGTTTATAATAACAAAAATAAATCTATAAATATAAATTTGATAGCTGAAAAATTAAAAAAAATACCTATAAAATTTAATATTGTAGATTTTACTTCAAGTAATTATGATTCTTTTGATGAAAATGGAAATTTAATTATAACGATCAAATATGTAGATTTTTTCCGTTTGGAAAAAAATAAAGAAATTAATACTAAACTTTTATTCAAAAAGATAAAACCGGATGTAAAAGAATCTAAATTGGTTTTAAAAATAACCAATAAATATTTAATTGATAAAATTATAAAATTAAAAAATATAGCTAAAATTGAAAATTCAAATAGCAAATTAAATAATGAAATAAAATATGGGTTAAGTTTTTTAACAAATAAAGAAAGACATATAGATATAAAAGAAAATGAATTGATATTGAGTTTAGATGTATTGGAATATGAACAATTTTTTGCTGTTACAAAAAATAATAAGTATCAAATTTTAGATGAATTTATTGATTCTAGACAAATTAAATAGAAAGAAGGTTACTCTAAATTGGAAGCGAATAAAATATTTGATTTTTTAAAAAACTTATTTGAATCAATACAAAAATTTACTATAGATAATAAATTTTTTGTTTGCAATAATTCTTTTAAGTTTATGTCAGAGATTAGAGAATTACTTGCCAACAAGGAAAACTTGAGCTTTGAAATAGTTGAAGAAAATGTAAAAAAGAAAATTATTGATTTTAATAAATTAAGAATGAATAAACAAGAATCCGATGAAATTGAGTTATTATCAAGATCTTATTTTCAAACAATCGATTTAATAATAAGGCTTGTAAACCCTAAGAAAAAAATATCTATACCCAACGACATTCGTCAATTGGTTTCAGACATGTCAAGTTTGAAATATGAAATTCATATTTTTCAATTAGTGTGTGCAACTTTTGTAAAGGAATCAAACTCTTTTATTAACTTTCCTCATTTAAATAATTGGCCTGAAGCTATTGAGTTTGTTGTTAAATCAGGCGGAACAATGCATTTATCTCTGCAAAAAGTTATAGATAAGCAAAGTGCATTAGAAAAAAAAGAAATTATAAATAATATAAGCAAAGAGTTAGATAAAATTTTTAATGATGGGGTTGAGGACTTTGTTGTATTTTTAAATACTTATCAAAAAATGCTTAAAGTTTATGTTATCTTAATAAATTCGTTGACAGAAATTATTGTAAGAAATTTTTAAGTTTTTTTGTTTTTTTGACTTGCATTAACCCAAGGTTAATGTTTTATAATTTTAAAAAGGAGACAAAATGAAAAAAAGAGTTTTAGGAAAAGATTTAAAAGTATCAGAAATTGGTTATGGAGCCATGGGTTTAAGTTTTGCATCCCCACCATTCCCTACAAAAAAAGAAGCTATTTTATTTCTAAAAGAAGCTAAAAAAAAGGGAGTTACTTTTTTTGATACAGCTGAAATATATGGACCCTTTAAAAATGAAGAGATAATGGGAGAAGCATTCAAGGACTGTAGAGAAGAAGTTGTTATAGCAACTAAATTTGGATTTAAGTATGATGGTGATAAAGTTATTGGTTTAGACTCATCAAGAGAAAACATTCTTAGAGCTGTGGAAGGTAGTTTAAAAAGATTACAAACAAATTACATTGACCTTTTATATCAGCATAGAGTTGATCCTAGTGTTCCAATTGAAGAAGTTGCATTAGTAATGAAAGAACTAAAAGAACAAGGAAAAATAAGACACTGAGGTCTTAGTGAAGCTAGTGCTACAACTATTAAAAAAGCACATGCTGTGTTTCCAGTAACTGCTTTACAAAGTGAATACTCAATGTTTTGAAGAGAGCCAGAAGAAAAAATATTACCATTACTAGAAGAGTTAAAAATTGGTTTTGTTCCATTTTCTCCGTTAGGTAGAGGATTTTTAACAGGAACTATAAAACCAGGTCATGTATTTGAAGAAGGTGACTTTAGAAATACTATACCTAGATTTAATAACCCTGAGTTTTTAAAAGAGAATATGAAACTTGTAGATTATTTAACAGATATTGCAAAACAAAAAAATACAACTCCTGCTGCAATCGCAATTGCATGATTATTGGCGCAAAAAGATTTTATAGTTCCTATTCCAGGAACAAAAAATTTAGATAGGTTAGATCAAAATTTGAGTGGTTCTAATGTTACATTTACAAAAGAAGAACTACAAAAAATTAAAGAATATCTTGATAGAATTGAAATTATGGGCCATAGATATAGCGAGGCAACTGAAAAAGCAATTGACAAAGATTAAGACATTGGTTTTTTAAAAAGATTTAGTATATTCTAAGTCTTTTTTTTAACTAATAATTAAGGTATAATTATTTTATAAATTTACTTAATATATTAATAAAGAAGATTGAGAGGTTATTATGAGTTTTAATAAGTCTAAAAAACCAACAAAATCAAGATATGCAAGAGTCGTTGCCCCACAAAGAAGTAATGCTAAATCAAATGATAAGGCAAATTACATAAGTGGTGTTTTTAAGAAAGAACAACAGTTTATAGCAGATAAAGCGCCTCATATAGAAGAAGATCCAAGATATTCATGAGTTCAAGATTCTGGATTAGAAGATTCAAATCCTGTATTAAATATATGAACATCATCAAAGGAACAAGCTGTTGACGATAAAGAAAACGGCATATCTGGAAAAGAAATTAACTATGTAAATACTGATGAATTGCATAAAAAAACAATGATAAAATGAGAAAAAGTAAAAACTAAGGTTGAAACTAAATTAGCAAATAAGAAAAAATAGGGTTAACTTATTTTTTTATTTGTAAGCTTATTAGAAGAGAGAAAATTAATGGAAAACAAAAATATTGTAGTTATTACAATTGTTATTTTATGAATAATTAGTTTAATGATTACTGGTTTTTTGGCACTTTTATATAATGAAAAAATTCGTGTATATAAAAATATTAATGTTAAATATTTAGAAAGTGTAAACGAACAAGAAAATAATTATCAATTAAAAGAACAAAAAATAGATTATGAACTTCCATTGGGTGAAATATGTTATTTTTTTAAAAAAGGTATTTCTCTTTATAAAAAAACAAAAGAGTATAATGGAAAAAAAGATAAACAATGATCGCATGATTACAAATTTTATTATAAAAATAATGTTCTAACAAAAATAAATGCAGATATTTATCTTACTAATAAAAATGTTTTAATAGAATATGAAAATAAGTATTTAAAAATAGATATAAAAAAAATATTTTCTTTAATTGCATTTACTTTTTATGGCAACAAAGAATGAGTGACTGGTGTTGAAATAATATTTGATGATAATAAGGTTCTATTAAATCCAGAAACCAATGACTTGGTTTTGGCTTATAGAGCCATCAAAAAAGGGGAATTAACGGATGACTAAAATATTAACAGGAATAGTATTAATATCATTTTGCACAGTACTTTTTTCAGCTGTTTTAGTATATATAAATCTTAAGTTTTATAAATTAAAAAAAATGGATATAAAAAGAGCTTATATAAATAAACCTGTTTTTATTTGATTTAATGTGATTTGTTATTTGATTACACCAGTTTTATTTATTTTATCTTTAGGACTTGGAGTTTATTGCTATATAGGAGATGAAAATATAGTAGAGAAATTTGTTTTGCCCTTTAATATTTTGTATATAACATATGTTGTTTTTGTTCTTCTGATGATTCTATTTGGAGATAAAGTTTATAAAACAATGTATATAATTGAATCAAACGAGGTATATTATTTTTTATTTGATTTAAAAATAGATAAAAACTCAATAAGATCAATTTCTTCAACTTTAAGAAGAAACTATTTAGTAATTAGCTATTTAGATAGTCATAATTCAGTAAATACAGCACAATTAAAGTACAATTGAAGATTAAAGGACTTTTTTAGTGATAATTTAGAATCAAAAGAAAAAGATTTAAAAAATAAAGGTAAATAAGCGTTTTTTAAAAAACTTTTATTTTCATTAAAAACCTATTATTTAAAGGACTTTTATGAACTATTACATTTTGCTATTTTTCTTAATTACCTTATAATTTAGTTGTTGAATAAGGAGTGAATTCATATGTTAGAAAAATTCTTAAATAAAGAAGAAAAAAGGCTTTTTTCAAAGAAAAATCTTAAAAAGATTCGAAAAGAGGATTTTTTTGCTTATCTAGAAATGGAAGAATCTCTTTTACAGTCATTAAAACAAAAATACAATGAAGATAATTTTGAAAATCCTATTGTTGAAGATGAAATAGTTCGTCAAGAACAATATGTAAAATGATTAAATGAGTACTATTTTGAGTACGTGTTAGTTGATCCAAACAAAGGCAAAGTTCCAAATACTTTAGAAGAAGAGTTTGATAAACTAATAAAACCAATAGAAAAAATTCAAAAAAAATAAATGATTAAGCAAGCAAAATTTATTAAGTCTGCAGCAGCAAAAAAGGATTGAATCAATGATGAAATACCAGAAATTTGCTTTATTGGCAGAAGTAATGTTGGAAAATCGACCTTTATAAATTCTTTAACAAATCAAAATAAGTTAGCAAAAACTAGTTCAACACCTGGTAAAACAAGGTTATTGAACTTTTTTGATATTAATAATTCATCTTTTAGAATAGTTGATGCACCTGGTTATGGATATGCAAGAGTTAGTCAAGATCAAAAGTTAGCATTTGCAGATATGATGGAAGATTATTTACAAAATAGAAAAAATCTTAAAGGAGTTTGTCAGTTGGTTGACCTAAGACATAAGCCAACCAATGATGACAAAGATATGTATGACTTTTTTAAAAA
Coding sequences within it:
- the yihA gene encoding ribosome biogenesis GTP-binding protein YihA/YsxC, yielding MIKQAKFIKSAAAKKDWINDEIPEICFIGRSNVGKSTFINSLTNQNKLAKTSSTPGKTRLLNFFDINNSSFRIVDAPGYGYARVSQDQKLAFADMMEDYLQNRKNLKGVCQLVDLRHKPTNDDKDMYDFFKKQNIRVLIIATKKDKCKKNEIIKNEKLVKTTLNLDKRDLFLSISSKDKSNFDKAYELIYEIVSHNITF
- a CDS encoding aldo/keto reductase, giving the protein MKKRVLGKDLKVSEIGYGAMGLSFASPPFPTKKEAILFLKEAKKKGVTFFDTAEIYGPFKNEEIMGEAFKDCREEVVIATKFGFKYDGDKVIGLDSSRENILRAVEGSLKRLQTNYIDLLYQHRVDPSVPIEEVALVMKELKEQGKIRHWGLSEASATTIKKAHAVFPVTALQSEYSMFWREPEEKILPLLEELKIGFVPFSPLGRGFLTGTIKPGHVFEEGDFRNTIPRFNNPEFLKENMKLVDYLTDIAKQKNTTPAAIAIAWLLAQKDFIVPIPGTKNLDRLDQNLSGSNVTFTKEELQKIKEYLDRIEIMGHRYSEATEKAIDKD